Proteins from a genomic interval of Flammeovirgaceae bacterium SG7u.111:
- a CDS encoding CPBP family intramembrane glutamic endopeptidase, translating to MDYTPKYIKQLFTQNSPNSLMVLFGAALCSFFLAQFVGAVLAFVLLGFDQDLLKVLFEDPQSDPANRMILMAVQGANSVMMFIGTPLLYLKFYEKTKPFDAFKTFGGKSLVLMLVLTLFIVLLYMPLSAFIIQWNENIVFPEWMSGFAERAREMEDKVKELTMFLIQFESTTDFLIGLFVVAVLPGIGEELLFRGVLQNKLRSFTNNSHIAIWISAILFSAFHFQFFGFVPRMLLGALFGYLYIWSGTLWVPIFAHFCNNGITLLVFYLSKKEMVDIDQQAENANIWWALTSFWLVIGLLYYFKTQLIGGFGTKEKNSV from the coding sequence ATGGATTATACCCCAAAATATATTAAGCAGCTATTCACCCAAAACTCCCCAAATTCATTAATGGTGCTATTTGGAGCTGCATTATGTTCATTTTTCTTGGCGCAGTTTGTGGGTGCGGTACTCGCTTTTGTATTGTTAGGTTTTGACCAAGATTTGCTCAAGGTTTTGTTTGAAGATCCCCAGTCTGATCCAGCCAATCGAATGATACTGATGGCGGTACAAGGAGCCAATAGTGTCATGATGTTTATCGGGACTCCTTTGCTTTATTTGAAATTTTATGAAAAAACAAAGCCTTTTGATGCTTTCAAAACATTTGGAGGAAAGTCATTGGTATTGATGTTGGTGCTGACTTTGTTCATCGTGTTGCTTTATATGCCATTGAGCGCTTTCATAATTCAATGGAATGAAAATATAGTTTTCCCCGAGTGGATGAGCGGCTTTGCCGAGAGGGCTAGGGAAATGGAGGATAAAGTAAAAGAGCTGACAATGTTTTTGATCCAATTCGAGTCTACTACCGATTTTCTGATTGGGTTATTTGTGGTAGCAGTGTTGCCTGGAATTGGCGAAGAATTGCTTTTTAGAGGTGTTTTGCAAAATAAACTGAGGTCGTTCACCAATAATTCTCATATAGCTATTTGGATATCGGCTATCCTGTTTAGTGCTTTCCACTTCCAGTTCTTCGGCTTTGTACCCCGTATGTTGCTTGGTGCGCTTTTCGGATATTTATATATTTGGTCAGGAACATTGTGGGTGCCCATTTTTGCTCATTTTTGCAATAATGGGATAACCTTGCTTGTATTTTATTTAAGTAAAAAGGAAATGGTCGATATAGACCAACAAGCTGAAAATGCGAACATATGGTGGGCATTGACTTCCTTTTGGCTAGTAATTGGGTTGTTGTATTATTTCAAAACCCAACTAATAGGAGGGTTTGGTACAAAAGAAAAAAACTCAGTATAA
- a CDS encoding phosphatidate cytidylyltransferase: MRSHLNNLPELTQRIIAALFGASIILGAILWNEWSYFVIFLAICMLSMLEFYKLLGLDGNVPLKTYGMLNGFLMFLLTFLVEKNILANEYYMLIFVGLSAVYVIILYKKADKKPFTSIAFTFLGVIYVGTPFALLNMCAFVDSVYHYEIIIGLLFTLWGSDTGAYFAGKNFGRRPLFARVSPKKTWEGSVGGALTAIGLASIFAYYFPVLATWQWITISIIIVVAGTYGDLVESLFKRSIHIKDSGTTIPGHGGFLDRFDGLLIAAPIIVVFIKLF; the protein is encoded by the coding sequence ATGAGGTCACATTTGAATAATTTGCCCGAGCTTACCCAGCGAATAATAGCTGCTTTGTTTGGGGCAAGTATCATATTGGGGGCTATTCTTTGGAATGAGTGGAGTTACTTTGTTATTTTCTTGGCTATTTGCATGCTCTCAATGCTAGAGTTTTACAAACTGCTTGGGCTAGATGGAAACGTACCCCTCAAAACCTATGGAATGCTCAATGGTTTTTTGATGTTTTTGCTCACCTTTTTGGTGGAGAAGAATATTCTGGCAAATGAGTACTATATGCTCATATTTGTAGGTTTATCGGCAGTTTATGTCATTATTTTATATAAAAAAGCTGATAAAAAACCATTCACAAGTATTGCTTTTACCTTCTTGGGGGTAATTTATGTAGGCACACCCTTTGCCCTGCTTAATATGTGCGCATTTGTGGATAGTGTCTATCATTATGAGATCATCATAGGCTTACTTTTTACCTTGTGGGGAAGTGATACTGGGGCATACTTTGCGGGAAAAAACTTTGGTAGAAGACCGCTTTTTGCACGTGTTTCACCAAAAAAGACATGGGAAGGAAGTGTTGGAGGAGCTTTAACTGCAATAGGTCTAGCATCGATATTTGCCTATTATTTTCCTGTGTTGGCTACTTGGCAGTGGATTACTATTTCGATTATTATAGTTGTGGCAGGTACTTATGGAGATTTAGTAGAGTCGCTTTTTAAAAGAAGTATTCATATAAAAGATTCGGGAACAACTATTCCTGGACACGGAGGTTTTTTAGATAGGTTTGATGGATTGCTTATCGCTGCGCCAATCATAGTAGTTTTTATCAAACTTTTCTAG
- a CDS encoding isoaspartyl peptidase/L-asparaginase: MATKTTISFLLVLLLSIMSSNAQSKKNYALVIHGGAGTILKKNMTNEREKEYRDKLNEVLEAGEKVLAEGGTSLEAVVTAIKIMENSPLFNAGKGAVFTHDGKNELDASIMDGSNLNAGAVAGITTVRNPITAALAVMVNSEHVMLSGKGAEAFAADQELEIVEPSYFFTERRKKSLERAIKREQEGQGYYLDPQEIKNFKYGTVGCVALDQYGNIAAGTSTGGMTNKKWGRIGDAPIIGSGTYANNETCGVSATGHGEYFIRAQVAHDISARMEYKGIPLQEAADEVVMKKLVEMGGSGGIIALDAKGNISMTFNSEGMYRGFVKSDGSKKVMIYKDEE; the protein is encoded by the coding sequence ATGGCAACAAAAACCACAATCAGCTTTTTATTGGTGCTTTTACTTTCAATAATGAGCTCAAACGCCCAAAGCAAAAAGAATTATGCTTTGGTTATTCATGGAGGAGCAGGTACTATCCTCAAAAAGAACATGACCAATGAACGGGAAAAGGAATACCGTGACAAACTAAACGAGGTTTTGGAAGCTGGAGAGAAAGTTCTTGCCGAAGGAGGAACAAGCTTGGAAGCCGTAGTTACCGCTATCAAAATCATGGAAAACTCTCCACTTTTTAATGCAGGTAAAGGCGCTGTTTTTACCCACGATGGTAAAAATGAACTCGATGCCTCTATTATGGATGGAAGTAATTTAAATGCTGGAGCAGTTGCTGGAATTACTACCGTGAGAAATCCGATTACCGCTGCTCTTGCCGTTATGGTCAACTCAGAGCATGTAATGCTTTCGGGCAAAGGGGCAGAAGCTTTTGCAGCGGACCAAGAACTAGAAATTGTTGAACCTTCTTATTTCTTTACCGAAAGAAGGAAAAAATCTTTGGAAAGGGCGATCAAAAGAGAGCAAGAAGGGCAAGGATATTATCTAGATCCTCAGGAAATCAAGAACTTCAAATACGGAACGGTTGGTTGTGTTGCGCTTGATCAATATGGAAATATTGCCGCTGGCACTTCTACTGGGGGCATGACGAACAAAAAATGGGGGAGAATAGGCGATGCTCCCATCATTGGATCAGGAACTTATGCCAATAATGAAACATGTGGCGTATCTGCAACAGGACATGGCGAATACTTTATAAGAGCACAAGTTGCCCACGATATTTCTGCAAGGATGGAGTACAAAGGAATTCCCTTGCAAGAAGCGGCTGACGAAGTAGTGATGAAAAAATTGGTAGAAATGGGCGGAAGCGGTGGAATTATCGCCTTGGATGCAAAAGGAAACATATCTATGACGTTCAACTCTGAGGGAATGTACCGTGGCTTCGTGAAATCGGATGGCTCTAAAAAGGTAATGATCTATAAAGACGAAGAATAA
- a CDS encoding DUF2007 domain-containing protein, whose translation MSNWKKVYSTTNLYQAELVKTVLEGNNITSIIMDKRDSSYNNFGEKEVYVTDTDVLEALKIIENEVTFE comes from the coding sequence ATGAGCAATTGGAAAAAAGTATATAGCACTACTAACTTATATCAGGCTGAATTGGTAAAAACAGTTTTGGAAGGAAATAACATTACTTCCATTATTATGGATAAGCGTGATTCTTCTTATAATAATTTTGGAGAAAAAGAAGTGTATGTGACAGATACAGATGTATTGGAAGCGTTAAAAATTATAGAGAATGAGGTCACATTTGAATAA